In Amia ocellicauda isolate fAmiCal2 chromosome 7, fAmiCal2.hap1, whole genome shotgun sequence, the genomic window tttttcttgttgttttgtttgttttttagttacAAGGGAAAGCTACTACAAATCATGTTGACTGTCACTggatattattactattgttgCTTTAATCATAGTGAATGAACCCCTCctttgttgattttatttttttgaatatCCTTATTTAAGTTCTCTGCACAGCTTTTAATTTAAGATGAGGAAGAATGAAGCTGAGGATTTTTTAAGCATTACaaacatttgacttttttttttttaaataaggtgTCGTGTTGAATCTGTACAGCAGAGCTACTTTTAGAGAAgaggaataaataaaatgaatcatttttattgtatgtgGCATGTTTTGTATGGATATAATTTTGAATTgtatataatttatgtttttgaagATGCCTGAGGCTGTATCTATCTCCCATCTCTCCccactctctcttcctccctcctcgCTTTTCATCCCTCTTTCTGTCTCGGCTTCGTTTcttgtaaagaaaaataaaaatgcattttaaatataagtGACGTGGTTCTTTATGCATTCATGTTTGGAGGGGTGTTTGATTTGTCTTTGTACCTTACCCAGATTAAGGATAGTTAAGTGCCAGTGCTAAAACTCAGAGCTGGATTTATGATTTTTCATGCAGTAATTTGGGTTAGCTGACCAGTTGAGGTATTGATGATCTAAAAGCCTTGATCAGGAGCTGCACAGCCCGCGGGTGCGACGGCTGGCATTAAGTGTCGTTTCCAGTCCTGTGCGGCAGGGGGCGCTGCACGTCTGTTACCCACATGGACGTCGGATTGGGGCGGAAGGGGCGGATCATAGATGTTGGATCATGCTAGATCTGACGGACGCTCTTCCTGCGACGTCACTGGTCTCGCCGGAAACGGAACACCGAGAAGGGGGTGGCAACCAAGCAGTAAACCAAGACCCAAGCGGGGATTGCATTCAGAAAGCAGGAATAAAGGAAATCAGGAAAGCGGCGATAAACCGAGACCATCGAGCGGACTCTCCTAGCTGCAGGCAGCGAGCGGCGGATGGGATGGAGGGTGTAAGTGACGGCAGGGTGGCCGCTCTGGCCGTGTTTCTGACTCCATATGAGCGGGCGAATAGCTGGGTGCCTGGCTGTTTGTTGTTGATaagagtttatttatttggccCAGAATGAAATTGCCGAAGTGTCTGTATTTTGCTGTGTGAAGCGATGTCTCTTATTTGCGTACACTGCCCTGCTGTGAGATGCAATAATTACAGGAGGAGGTTTCGATTAGTGTTGTAATCCTGAATAGTGACGAAACGCAGACCTCTCTCCTCTCGGTAACGATCTCTCTCCCATCGTATGTTGTGTCGTTTACGGACCGAAAAACAAAGTGTGAATAAATGTCTTGTGGGGGCTGCGAACTGGGACTGCTGACTTTCAATAAAACCCTAACAAACGAGCCGTGTACATGGGTGTACgtattcgtgtgtgtgtgtagtctcGGACCTTTGGCATGCCGTGGCACTGGAGCCGCTCCTCGGCGCTCCGGACAGCCGGCCGGCCGGGACTCGGCTCTGTTGACGCGGCGCCGCAGACCTCACTACATCACGTGTCTGTGCGTGAGCACGTCGCAGCAATTGATCTTCACTGCTGTCGTCTTAATTGACCGGGACTGAATAGTAGTGCTGTAATAGTTTGGTTAAATACTATTTTAGACTTTCGCTCTCCTTCATACAATTTCTTTTCTACAGTTAGTCTATccaagtgtgtatgtgtgtgtgtgcattttgttaagataatttcattttattttcctgtggAAAGCTCCCTAATTTTGGAAAGGCTGTCTGTATTAGAGATAGGGACGATGCCTAGAGAGACGGAGAAGGGCAGCAATGTGGCGTTTTCCCCTAAACGTGATGCAGGTGCTTCTGTCTTTGCAGGTCACGGCTGGACTCGAAGACTCAGAGGGCAGAATTGACCCCTCTGTGGATGGTAGGCAGCACAGTATTTGGGCTCGTAGTTGTGGCTGGGAAGGAAGCGCTGCTTGTTTAGTTTATAAAAACATACGCACACCTCTGCTACATTTGGTTGTGATtttcaataaaaaacatttgattattGTACAGTAAATTACTCTTCATTTCGTTCAGACCCTTTGTCTATGACACATTCTATGGGAACTGAATTCAATATTGAATATAGTACACCATACTGTTGCACGTTTAGTGACTGACTCATCCAACTGACCTAACCTAACAATCACAGATGCTCCATCTCTCAGTAGCTTCCCAAAACAGCTGCCTGTCCCTGTTTTCTACATCGTTGTACTGACGTAGATCATTACAAatcatctctctctgtctcttgtcTCTCCAGACCCAGATCGTGATGTCTACGCTTGTTTCATGAAGTCTCACCGCTGTTATGACCTGGTGCCTACCAGCTCCAAACTGGTCGTCTTTGACACATCTTTGCAGGTACAGCGGcctggaggaggggagagagagagagcgagagagagtgtgaATGAGTATTTTTTTATTGGGGTGTTCAGTGTAGGGttttctctatctctctgtctgttattgttttgtttttctcctgttGTCAAATTCCCCTTTTTCTCTCCCCTTTCACTTCTAATTTAACCactgtttctctccctctcccccaggTGAAAAAGGCTTTTTTCGCTCTGGTGTCCAATGGCGTCCGAGCAGCCCCGCTCTGGGACAACAAGAAGCAATGCTTTGTGGGTACGTTTTTGGCAGGTTTATGTTTTTGCTCTTCATGCTGAGCCACACACTACCAGTGCCTCCCTCTGACTACTGGTctcccccaccctctctctctgtcccttctTTCTCATATTTCTCTGTTGTTTTGCAGGCATGCTGACCATTACAGACTTCATCAACATTCTCCATCGATACTACAAGTCCCCTCTGGTAAGGCCCTCCCTCCCCTTCtccacctcctctctctcttcgtCTTATTTGTCTCTTGTCTCTCTGTGACTCGTGCTCTCTCActgtccctctttctctctgtctccccatctctctctctctctctctctccctctctctgtgctgctgctgtttcagGTGCAGATATACGAGCTGGAGGAGCACAAGATCGAGACCTGGAGGGGTGAGAGAATGGAGTCGGGCTCCTCTGTGTGATTGGTGTTCCTGTTTTGGTTAATGTAGTTATAATAAACTGCAAGTAAAgcatcacctctctctctctcacacacacagaggtgtACCTGCAGGGCTCCTTCAAGCCCCTCGTCAGCATCTCCCCCAATGCCAGGTgatctcctcctctcctctttcTGTGTCTTTACATCCCCCCCTTCCTttactctctccttctctcttctaaatgtctctctctctgtgccagcCTGTACGATGCCGTCTCCTCTCTGGTGAAGCATAAGATCCACCGCCTGCCGGTGATCGACCCGCTGACTGGCAACACACTCTACATCCTCACCCACAAGAGGATCCTCAAGTTCCTCAAGCTGTTTGTGAGTCCCCTGACATTTCACCCCCGCCACCCCGACCCTTCACACGTACCCggtgcagtacagcacactgGTTTACGTGGGTTTAATGGTGTAATGCTTGGTGATGTTAAGCGAGTCAACATGGTCCTcaaactcctctctccttccctctcttcccctgcctcctctccttctctcagATCTCAGAGATGGCGAGGCCCAAGTTCCTGCAGCGCACCCTGGAGGAGCTCTCAGTCGGGACGTTCGAGCACATCGCCGTGGTGCACCCGGCCACGCCCCTCTACACCGCGCTGGGCATCTTTGTGGAGCAGCGGGTCTCCGCCCTGCCCGTGGTCGACGACAAGGGTGAGGAGGGGGGTGCTTTAACCCTTTACACTTAGGGAATGGGCTGTCTTTGGTTGTGCAGTTTGGGTCTGATGAGGGTAGGGTGAGGgcaattgtgtgtttttgttgtgggGTGGTTCTGTCTAGATGGGGTGGTTATTCTAATTTCTCTGTTTCTGCTCTCTCCCAGGGCGAGTCGTGGACATTTACTCCAAGTTTGATGTGATAGTAAGTGTTGCTCTCAGTGATGTGTGAGAGAGTCGGTGTGACAgtcagtttgtgtgtctgtgtcagtgctcagtgctgtgttgttgcTGCAGAACCTGGCTGCAGAGAAGACGTACAACAACCTGGACGTGACGGTGACGCGGGCACTGCAGCACCGATCGCAGTACTTCGAGGGTGTGCTCAAGTGCTACGGGCATGACACGCTGGAGGCCGTCATCAACCGGCTGGTGGAGGCGGAGGTATGCGTACgtgcacacgcgcacacacacacacagacgcatatacagacagacagacgggcaTCACGCAAGACACAAACAGATAATAACactccctgtctctccctccccaggtccacaggctggtggtggtggatgAGAACGAGGTGGTGAGGGGCATAGTGTCTCTGTCTGACATCCTGCAGGCGCTGGTGCTCACAGTGGGAGGTGAGTGCAGAATCAGTCAATAACAAAGGCACACAGACCAGAACCTTATACTAATTCATAGGAAACAAGTTTAAATGCAGATATGATTTGTTACCTCAAAagtgacctctctctctctccctctccctgcaggGACAAAAGATGACTGATGGCGGAGGGACacaggagggagggagtgggagACCGGGGTGCCAGGAATGACAATAGCAGGAGGGGTAGAGGTTAGACAGGCATTCGTCAAAGTCCCCCTTCACTTTGTCCCTGccctcccaacacacacacagcccccccaaCACTCCCTatctcaacccccccccccccggggaAGGTGGAAACCCACCACTCTGTGGGCTGCAAATACCACCCTCAAGGACTGTGACATTCAGAGCTGAGCCGGTCCGGTCCAGACCAAATCAATTCAGCATTTCATTTGGATTGATTGTTTGGGGGGGTAATCATGTGATTCCCTCTTTCGCTTTCACTCTTCATTTGTGCTATCCTGTCTGCTCGGTCAGGGGGCCTAGGACCTGGACTCTGTGCACTTCAGACAGCTGAACCGGCAGCACATCCCGCTGGGCACAAACCGACACTGCCCTCTGTGTCTGGCCTTATGGACCTATATGAACATAGATACTTAAGATGTTTTTCACAGATTGTAGCAATAGTCTTGAAAGAGGTAAAGTTGCACCCAGATTTACTTACCAAGATAATTataaatttatatattatatatatatatatatatatataatatctcaTTAGTTCTCTTGTCCTACTCCATTCCTTACTCTTAGATCATTATTTTTACTACCACTTTATCCTAATTTAAGTTCTATATCAGGTCTTTATGAGCctggttggtgtgtgtgtgtcttttgtacGTCTCTGCGtgccagtttgtgtgtgtgtgttcatgttggGGACAGACAAATGcaagcaaacaagaaaaaacaagaaaagggaTCTTAATATTTTGGCCCAATACCTCCCAGCTGCTCTCAGCTCCTCTTTGGGCCCAGCAGCCAATTTGGAGCATCTGCTTCTCTTTCCCGCTGTCCTTGTTTCTGTACATCTTTCAGCCATACTGCACTTCCTTATTACGGCAtaatatgaattaaaataatcaaaaataaaGTCCTTGTGTGGGGCTGGTCTCGTGAGGGCCTGGCTGCCCACTCACCCTGGGTTAATGTCCAGTGCAGGGTGCTTCACTGAGACCTAAACTATGACCCTGCAGACCGAGACGAGTGGGtgggtattttgttttaatttgatatgTGAAGCTGCCTCAAAGCAGGGAAGTGATGTGGTCACTTCACACAGTTATCAATTATAAATGCTGTTTTACTTTAATTAGACTTGATTTTTGAAGACATAcaggtatatattatatacagttttgtttcttttctattCATGCTGTACATGTCATTTTTATCTTGAGCATGAGCaataaactgtatttattttagctgcCTTTGTCTTTGTGGGATGGTTTCGTGGGCTTCTCCAGATTGCTGCAGTTTGGCTCAGTGGATGTGACTGCCCTCTTTACAGCTAAATAAGTACATAAAtgatcagtttgtgtgtgtaattgtagaGTATAAAGTAATTAGCATATTTGAACTTACAGCTTTTGCCTGTACCATTTAAACCCAATTAGAGCcaaataacaattaaatagTGTGGCATTAAACCCACCCCAGGTATCAACTGGAAATAAACCAAGCACACAGCTCAAAACAGCAAGAAATCATACCAGCCAAgtatattagaaaaaaaaatgtatttaattgctgTATATCACCTATATACAGGTTTGCAAACGGTTCCTGAAAGTGTTTATGTTGTCAAAGATGGTTTGTCAGTGTTTTCTCCAGCTGTACACAGAGGCTGGTGGGGGGGTGCGAGTGGGAGGGGGGGGCAGGAGGACAGAAAAGAACAGCACGCTTTCAGTGTAAAGCAGTTTCAGACTTTCTAAGCCATGCTCTCCGCACCCTGGCCCAGCAGAGGCAGCGGTCTCTCCTTCAGAGTCACTCCAAACCCACCAAGAGGACACAGTGCCACTAATGAGAAGGGAGAGGGacgtctctccaggaccagggctgcatCGTCGCACACGGCCATCACCTGTCATAAACATGACGGGTCTCTGAAACTTTAAAACTCCCCCTCGCCCATTACAGCAGAGCACCCAGCAGTGCCATCCCCGCACCACGATGGCTGCACCCAGTCACGCTAGCAGCAAGTTTCGGGAAAAGAaaagtatatacacacacactcactgtcctcagaacaaaaaaaaaatacacatgtaaaatcaGGGTCAGAATAATAaggatgaaaaaaatatatatatattacccttTCAGGTCTTTTTATGTCTTTTCTCTCAACAGGATTAACAGTAGTTCAGTTGTGGCAATCCCAGTCCTAATCCTACCCAGTTTCATTAAGATCAGCTACCATTTCACACAGCCCCTCTTCAGAAGCCTGATGAGTCGCACACACCGACACCGCAACACATCGCCTGTATGTCGACTGCGACTGTGTTTTAGTACAGAGAGACTGCTCAGATGAACCTGCACCCAATACACTACACTGAGGCTTGGCTGATAAATAGAGAGAAACTAGAGTACACATAACGCTCTAGTTAATGTGTCCGCAtatcatttatttaacattttaaagggTGCTGCTACTTCTGCGACTCCACAGAAATCAAGATGCATTCACATACACGTTTGCGTGTGCCTCACTTGCCCAACGCCTACCCTCCCCCTGGCTGCCACggacagaattaaaaatgagaaTCCAGTGTCCCTCAGGTCAAGCTTCTGCAGTGGGAGCTACAGATGtgtgtattaaaaaacaaagtattcacacatacttacatacatacatatacaagtACTTATTCAGTATAATGCATTTTCTAAATACTGTACATGTGATGCAGAGGGTCAGCCCAAATGGGTCCAGCATAGTCTTCtgcttttgctttatttatagtttttctAGTGCTCTTCCCACATCTCCTGCAGAGAGGACATGACTGAGCATCACTGCTCCTAACAAAGACTGCTCTGAGGAGACTAACTCACCTGTACCAATTctgatcaaattaaattaaaaataaaaacagcaggtTTTAAAACCCTCACGgaggagaaaaataataaattagatCAGAGACACTTTGAGATCAAGAACAGTACCTTCAAGTTTACCCCGTCACTCATGAGATTTAaaaggaaatataaaataatgaatcattcaaattaaaatacccacaaaataaaatacagcagaTCAGTTTTTTGTAGAGAGGAAAATTAAAAAACCATTAAAAATATTGAACAAccacattattaatattatcaacatcaaaaaaagaaatgtacaacttatttacattttgcatataaAGGAGGTAATGTTTTTCACTCagggagttgtgtgtgtgtgtgtgtgcgggggggTAAGTTACCTCCGAAAGAGAGGGGTGTGTAAAGAAAGGGGATAGGATGGGGGAGGGGTTGAGAAATGTCCCAAACATTTGAAATTGGGAAGAAAAATCCAGTTTGACTCAAGACCTCAGCCCCGAGAATCCAGTCTTTCAGTGTTCACAGCTCAGTTAATTAATGGATTCACTAATTAAggaccaattaagtaattggtaAACTCCAAGACCATAGTTATCAACTCTGCAGGGTCCCCTGTAAAAAAACGTAGTTGGGGGGAGTGTAAGACTACAGTCCCACCACCAGGGGGAAGCGTTTTCACATTCAGACGTACAGCTCTGGTCAATTGCAACCAAAATATAAGCAATTCCTTAGGGCAACGTAAAAACGTACCATTCGTCCATTCAGCAGGGCAGCGCTAGAGACACGGGGGACAAGACTTTTACAGCATTTACACCAGTGTGTTTATCTTTGAAACCTCCAGTTTTCCACATTAAGGGATTCTTTGTAATCTGGGTTAAATCTCCCACAAACAACCACTTTGcctggggaaaaataaataaataaataaaaccaacgAAAGGGGGATCAGAggatcaatgttttgatttcaagTGCTTGGAGGAGGGAGAtgcgggggggcggggggaagaaacacaaacatgcattctttttacatatataaaaaaacaaaaacacaaagaagaGTATTTAGTCCATAATGCAGTGTTGGGGTATTGTGGTTTTTGTGcttagtgtttttcttttcatttcacagATGTCTTGTTTCAAGGTTGCTCATTTTCAATTCAGCAGGGTTGTgtgggtaataataataataataatacgatcATCATGACATTTGCCTGCCAGTATAAATCAGGTGTCGGTTACTTGGACGTTTGCAAACAACTTAATCAAACAAAAAGAGAATTAACTATAAAATTCCAGCAGAATCGCCCTCAGACAGTCCCTCTCAATCTCTGCGTACGAGCAACCCTGCAGGACTGCACTCACACCCAGGGAAAATACATTCAGAACTaggaattcaaattcaaaattaaattcaaaattaTTTTACCCCCCCAACCCAACACCGTACTACATATCTAACCTGGTTAAGGGTCAACCTCCTACTCTATACGTCAACTGCACCCCACGATGTGACAGCAGTGGGTGGGAGCCCTAAGGGAGAGCAGATCTGACAGACGGATAATAAATTAAAgtctaaaacaaaaaacctaTAACTGTacaaagagaaacaaacaaacaaaagtgggCAGTGGAAAGGGCAGGGGATGGAGGAGGGACTGGGCAGGCCTGGGGGGCAGGGGAAGGGGTTAACTCAGTAGTTTTGGCTAAAATCATTGAGGTAGTCACAGCTCGAAGAGTTTGTGGCTTTACATCTGGCACGCGTCTCCCGATCCTCGCTTCGTCTTCCGCCACGCCTCCGTCCACTGTCGTTGTGCGTTCCgcgcccctctctctccctctcccgctcAGATCTTGATGTCCTCCTGCACGCTGAGCTGTGACAGGCTCTTCTTGATGCGCAAGGCGGTGAGGCGCGCCGCCCCGTTGGCATACCAGCACTCGCGCATGATCTTCCCCATCACACGCAGGGCCTGAGAGAGGGCGGGAGAGAGATGTTAAtattttcactgcatttttAAGAGAAAGACAGATGGAGTGTTCTTCAATGCATCTCGCTCCCCTCCTCTGTGTGTACCTCGTAGCTCTGCCACCAGTTGGGCACGTTGGGCCGCAGCTTCTGGTCACAGACTACCTTCCTCATCTCCTCAATGGAGGGGTCAGAGGGCACAAGGTCGTAGTAGGGCAGCTGGTACTCCTCGTGGATCCCTGGGGGAGCAGAGGTCAGaagtcagaggtcagaggttaGCTCACAGCTTGTGGATaaaggggggagggggacaCAAAGAGTGGTCAATTAAAACCACCAAATACCCCGCCACCTGCCCGTCACCCAGGGCCTCACTGGAGCTGCCCTGGAAATGAGTAACCCCCAGCCTCCCCCAGCTGTGACCGAGCCTCTCACCTCCAGCGTTGCAGCGGCGGGCAATCTCCCAGTACACCAGCCCCAGCGCGTAGATGTCGGCGCACTTGAACGAGTCGAAGTGCTTCATGTTGATGGTCTCATCCAGCACCTCGGGGGCCATGTACCTGAGAAGACACAGCGTCACGGCAATGAAGAGCAGGGGGGGACACACATTCACTTGCAAGGCATTCTGGGAAACTAGGGATGGAGGGACAAGAGACAGGAGGCGGGACGCTCTCACCTCTTGGTGCCCACGCGCTGGTTGGGGGCGATGTCGATGGTGTCAGTGACGGACTCGTGGCGCACAGCCAGCCCCAGGTCGGCGATGGCACAGGTACCGTTCTTCTTCACCAGGATGTTCTTGGACTTCAGGTCACGGTGGGCAATGCCAGGCTTCCCTACAGGGGGggacaggacagagagagtgaggtgacagagacagacaccgGGACAGTGAGAGTCCTGAAAGTTGTTTCTGAAGTGACTGAAGTGCCCATGGCGCTCACCCTGCGTGCCCAGGATCTCCATGTGCAGGTGTGCCAGACCGCTGGCGGCGGACAGGGCCAGCTTGACCATGCCCTCGATGGTGACGGAGTAGCGGTTCAGGTAGTCAAACAGGGAGCCATGCTCGTGGTAATCGGACACCAACCACAGCTGTGTCCAGGTGCCGTTATCTGGGAGAGGAAgagaacagacagacagacagcaggacagagagagggggagggggagataaTAGACAGACAGCAGGACAAAGAGGGAGaggacagaaataaaaaatgtatattaaaaaatgtatactaaATTGAGTGTTGTAGAGCTCGTCACTATGGTTACAGCTGGTTGCCTGGGGAGACGATAGCCAGACATGTCTCGGGCTCTTTTAAATTATTCAcaaaagtatttaattaatttcagtttgtgtgtgtgtgtgttctgactGGTTTCACTGTCTGGCTTACTAATTAAGAGACTGCACTGGGTGACAATCTCAACCCAGTCAAAGAGGCTGGGTGATTGGGGTTTTCTTGGTTACCAGGTTGTGGTCGGCAATaggaaaaaatacacaaatccaAAAAatgaacaagcaaacaaacgtTTGAACTTTGAGGATTCACTGCCCAACTTGTTGTAGCTATGTTGACACCCAGGGTAATATTTTGGTTGGCCACACTGACAACCATAATACCAAGGCTACTTCTAGGTGTCCCTATCTCCCTCTCTTTTGCCATCCATCCCTTCATTTCTCCCCTTCTACCGGTCACAATCTAGATCTATACTGATTAACTGGACATATAGATCCAATCATTCCCAAGATGGCGTCAGGGCCACTGCTTACCCTTGTTGTCGGCGGCGATGAAGCCCAGGATGTTTTCGTGCCGCAGCATGATAGTCTGGTAGATCTCAGCCTCGCGGAACCAGGAGCGTTCCTCGCGGGACGAGAAGATCTTCACTGCCACATCTCCCCCCCGCCAGCGGCCACGCCACACCTCCCCGAACCGGCCCTTCCCGATGATCTCCTGTAGCACAATGGTGCGTGCCACCGTGCGCTGGACAAACAGGGGCAGgcctgagagaaagagagagtctAGATTAGCTACTGAGGAAATTCAACAATCTGCACACAGCTgaggccctctctctctctctctctctctctctctctctctctctctctctctctctctctctctctctctcaccggaACCGGAGCCGGACGTGGACAGGTCAAAGATGAGGTCTTGCAGGGTCTTGTCCTTGGCTAGGTACAGGTGGTCGCAGGAGGGGTCCTCCACATCGAGCCGCTGCCGGTGGCTGTAGACTCGCTGGTGGTGCTGCACCAGGAACACACCCACGATCAACACCAGGCAGAGCAGGAACACCGGCCCGGCGATCACCGCAGCCAGCTCCACAGGACCCCACACCGGCCCCGCAGGGAAGCCCGGCTTCTCTGGGATCCCTGCCACAGAAATCAGAGGATACAGTGGTCAATGAAGTGGACTGAGAAGTTCCTCAGATCCCAGCAATGAAGTTCCCAGCGATGCTCCCTGGCCACAAATTTACCACGAGTCAACCACATTATAAACCAAACTAGAAATTCTTATTTGGAACATTGGGACAAAATCTAAATCCCAAAACGGACTGGACTGCTActgggccctaaacagagactCCACCCCAGCAGAAGACCTCTTCAcagtcagagatacgaagcagagacagaTCCTGACACAGTACcagctcagtgaccacagcctggccatagacaCAGAGAGCGCCCTGGTTGGCTCACCGTTGGGCACTTTGAGGTTGATGCTGTTGCAGAAGTCGGTGTAGCAGCAGTGTGTGTTGAGCAGCCCCTCGGCGCTCAGGCAGTAGAAGGGCTGTCCGGCCGGCACCAAGTTCTCAGCCGTGATGCACATGCGGATGTGACGCTCCTGCCCTTTGATGTTGGAGGTGGAGGCCATGCATGCGCCATTAGTCTCGCACTGGAAGTTTGTCTTCTCGCACTCGGTACAGTTACACTTCAGCcctggggagggagggaaggagagagcaattaAAGGTTTAGCAGTGCAGTTCAAACAGGGTCAGCTCCAGTTCTTGTGTGGGATTTAATTCTCAAACTGGCTCGGCACGGACACCCAGAGCAGTGCTTATAATGAACAACAGTCCTTCCAACccaacacccccacccccagaacaaacacacagctgCCATTCCACATCCAGACAGTTCACCCCAGGGTCAACCTCAGCCAGCTGTCATGCCTACAGGAGAACAGCAGGGGGCGTTCCAAGCTGTACAAGACCACAGACACTGGCAGGACAGGACAGAGcatgaatgagagagagagagagagtgcgtgtAGGCGTttacgagagagagagggcatctCGGAGGGAGAGTAGCGCCTGCCTACCACACACCAAGAGGAACACTGAGCTCTCCTGG contains:
- the LOC136752880 gene encoding 5'-AMP-activated protein kinase subunit gamma-1, which translates into the protein MEGVTAGLEDSEGRIDPSVDDPDRDVYACFMKSHRCYDLVPTSSKLVVFDTSLQVKKAFFALVSNGVRAAPLWDNKKQCFVGMLTITDFINILHRYYKSPLVQIYELEEHKIETWREVYLQGSFKPLVSISPNASLYDAVSSLVKHKIHRLPVIDPLTGNTLYILTHKRILKFLKLFISEMARPKFLQRTLEELSVGTFEHIAVVHPATPLYTALGIFVEQRVSALPVVDDKGRVVDIYSKFDVINLAAEKTYNNLDVTVTRALQHRSQYFEGVLKCYGHDTLEAVINRLVEAEVHRLVVVDENEVVRGIVSLSDILQALVLTVGGTKDD
- the acvr1ba gene encoding activin A receptor type 1Ba, translated to MQSDGNCAVMAKKKTVLTLLFLSGLLAVGDGLKCNCTECEKTNFQCETNGACMASTSNIKGQERHIRMCITAENLVPAGQPFYCLSAEGLLNTHCCYTDFCNSINLKVPNGIPEKPGFPAGPVWGPVELAAVIAGPVFLLCLVLIVGVFLVQHHQRVYSHRQRLDVEDPSCDHLYLAKDKTLQDLIFDLSTSGSGSGLPLFVQRTVARTIVLQEIIGKGRFGEVWRGRWRGGDVAVKIFSSREERSWFREAEIYQTIMLRHENILGFIAADNKDNGTWTQLWLVSDYHEHGSLFDYLNRYSVTIEGMVKLALSAASGLAHLHMEILGTQGKPGIAHRDLKSKNILVKKNGTCAIADLGLAVRHESVTDTIDIAPNQRVGTKRYMAPEVLDETINMKHFDSFKCADIYALGLVYWEIARRCNAGGIHEEYQLPYYDLVPSDPSIEEMRKVVCDQKLRPNVPNWWQSYEALRVMGKIMRECWYANGAARLTALRIKKSLSQLSVQEDIKI